One part of the Oceanihabitans sp. IOP_32 genome encodes these proteins:
- a CDS encoding RsmD family RNA methyltransferase: protein MRIISGTHKSRKIIAPKNLPVRPTTDMAKESLFNIINNNFDFGAITVVDLFAGTGNISYEFASRGTEHITSVDQNFGCIKFINKTAQAFSMPIHTVKSNVFTYLEKATQQAHIIFADPPYDFTVDQFANIVVLVFKNELLLEDGWLIIEHSKHTDLSHLDNFSDSKSYGGNIFSFFKAD, encoded by the coding sequence ATGCGTATTATATCAGGAACACATAAAAGTAGAAAAATTATTGCCCCAAAAAACTTACCTGTGCGTCCTACAACAGATATGGCTAAGGAATCGTTATTTAATATTATTAACAATAACTTTGACTTTGGAGCCATTACCGTGGTCGATTTATTTGCTGGAACAGGTAATATAAGTTACGAATTCGCCTCACGTGGCACCGAGCACATCACTAGTGTAGATCAAAATTTTGGGTGTATTAAATTCATTAATAAAACGGCCCAAGCCTTTAGTATGCCCATACATACTGTTAAAAGCAATGTGTTTACATATCTAGAAAAAGCTACGCAACAAGCCCATATTATTTTTGCAGATCCGCCTTACGACTTCACTGTAGATCAGTTTGCAAACATAGTGGTATTAGTTTTTAAGAATGAGCTCTTGTTAGAAGACGGTTGGCTTATTATTGAGCATTCCAAACATACCGATTTATCACATCTCGACAATTTTAGCGACTCCAAAAGTTATGGCGGAAATATATTTAGTTTTTTCAAAGCTGACTAG